Proteins encoded within one genomic window of Gemmatimonadota bacterium:
- a CDS encoding Mrp/NBP35 family ATP-binding protein, translated as MPTPDRPQRPEILPEVKNIVAVSSCKGGVGKTTVSVNLAVSLAKQGATVGLLDADIYGPNVPIMMGSTAQPRSMGQKILPLENHNVKFMSLGLIAGENAPIIWRGPIVGRMIQQFIVDVIWGALDYLVVDLPPGTGDAQLTLAQTVPLSGAVIVTTPQNVALEDVHRGIEMFRKVEVPILGIVENMSYFLCPCCGDHTPLFGEGGGQHIADAFGLPLLGQIPIQPNIREGGDTGAPIATGENNAFPEIARRIANALEERESDLPEITIV; from the coding sequence TGCAAAGGCGGCGTGGGAAAAACAACAGTTAGCGTGAACCTCGCGGTCTCGCTCGCCAAGCAGGGCGCAACGGTCGGCTTGCTCGACGCGGATATTTACGGACCCAACGTGCCGATCATGATGGGCAGCACGGCGCAACCCAGGTCCATGGGCCAAAAAATACTGCCCCTTGAAAATCACAATGTCAAATTCATGTCTCTCGGCCTTATCGCCGGAGAAAATGCCCCCATAATATGGCGCGGTCCCATCGTGGGCAGAATGATACAGCAATTCATAGTTGACGTGATATGGGGCGCACTCGACTACCTCGTCGTCGATCTCCCCCCCGGCACGGGCGACGCACAACTCACCCTTGCCCAAACCGTGCCCCTCAGCGGTGCGGTCATAGTCACCACCCCGCAAAATGTCGCATTGGAAGACGTACATCGCGGCATAGAAATGTTCCGCAAAGTCGAAGTCCCCATCCTCGGCATTGTCGAAAACATGAGCTATTTTCTCTGCCCGTGTTGCGGAGACCACACCCCCCTCTTTGGCGAAGGCGGAGGTCAACACATCGCCGATGCATTTGGCCTGCCCCTACTCGGACAAATCCCCATCCAGCCCAACATTCGCGAAGGCGGCGACACGGGTGCGCCCATCGCAACAGGTGAAAACAATGCTTTCCCCGAAATCGCCCGGCGCATTGCCAACGCACTGGAAGAAAGAGAAAGCGACCTGCCCGAAATCACAATTGTCTAA